One window of Peteryoungia desertarenae genomic DNA carries:
- a CDS encoding type II toxin-antitoxin system PemK/MazF family toxin: MVRSGVPRRGDVYWIDPNPVAGREMKNRHRFVVITPHEINVFGVCMTVPVTTGGAFTRDIGLAVPIHGHDTTGIAVCNQVRSFDIAARVQQRSASFIETLDKATVDEIVARVVSAIDPLPGSV, translated from the coding sequence ATGGTCCGCAGCGGTGTTCCTCGCCGGGGCGATGTCTACTGGATCGATCCCAATCCGGTCGCCGGGCGCGAAATGAAAAACCGGCATAGGTTCGTTGTCATTACGCCGCATGAAATCAATGTATTCGGTGTGTGCATGACCGTTCCGGTGACTACTGGCGGTGCCTTCACACGTGACATCGGACTTGCCGTGCCAATCCACGGACACGATACGACGGGTATCGCGGTCTGCAATCAAGTGCGCAGTTTCGATATCGCGGCCCGAGTTCAGCAACGTTCGGCGAGTTTCATCGAGACGTTGGACAAGGCGACGGTCGACGAGATTGTTGCCCGCGTCGTCAGCGCCATCGATCCGTTGCCAGGCTCGGTTTGA
- a CDS encoding AbrB/MazE/SpoVT family DNA-binding domain-containing protein encodes MTVTTKVRKQGGAAVVTIPPALLKLMAVEVGDQLSLDVQNGELVAKPLRAGVKRYTLAELLVGAEELAQLNASLAETMDGDAIGREIG; translated from the coding sequence ATGACGGTAACGACGAAGGTACGAAAGCAGGGTGGAGCTGCGGTGGTCACCATTCCGCCAGCGCTGCTCAAGCTCATGGCCGTCGAGGTTGGTGATCAGCTGTCTCTCGATGTCCAGAACGGCGAGTTGGTGGCAAAGCCACTGCGGGCCGGTGTCAAGCGCTATACTCTGGCGGAATTGCTGGTCGGTGCCGAAGAACTGGCTCAACTCAATGCTTCTTTGGCTGAGACCATGGACGGCGATGCCATTGGTCGCGAGATCGGCTGA